DNA from Aquaspirillum sp. LM1:
CAGACGCTGGGTAGCCTGGTGCTGGCGGCGCTGAACCGCAATGCGCTGTTTTTCTCGGCGGCGCTGCCCAACCGGATTTTTCCGCCGATGTTCAATTGCTATCAGGGCGGCATGACCTTTGGCAACCATGTGGACAACGCCGTGCGCAGCGACCCGTTCAGCGGCCAATGGCTGCGCACCGATGTGTCGTGTACGCTGTTTTTGACCGACCCGGACGAATACCAGGGTGGCGAGCTGATTGTGGACGACACCTACGGCAGCCATACGGTGAAACTGCCGGCGGGCGACATGATTCTGTATCCGTCCACCAGCGTGCACCGGGTTGAGCCGGTCACCGCCGGTGCGAGGCTGGCGTCGTTTTTCTGGACGCAAAGCATGGTGCGCGACGACAGCCGTCGGGCGCTGCTGTTTGATATGGACAGCGCGATTTCCAGCCTGCGCCAGCGCCATGGCGACAGCGACGAGGCGGTCAGCCTGACCTCGGTGTATCACAATCTGCTGCGGCAGTGGAGTGAAGTGTAAGACCGCCCTTGCCCGTGAAAAAGCCCGCATCTGCGGGCTTTTTCCGTAAGCGGGATGGGATTAGGCTTGCGAACAGGGCAATCGCATGAATTCACGCCCGCCCAAGTCCGAAGAGCTGCTCACGGTATTCATCCGACGTCGCCGCAATCAGCCGGCGCACCTTGATGCCCCCCTTGCGTGGAATCGGATCCAGCCGAATCAGATTCAGCGTGATGTGCTTGAGCACCGCCAGGTTGTGCGCGGCGTGGCCCGTACGGGCGCGCATCTGATCATCACCAAACACCACGTCCATGCACCAGTGCAGGCGGTTCTCAACTGACCAATGCGCCCGGATGGCATGCGCCAGGCGTTGTGCATCCGCTGCCAGACTGGTGAGGTAGTAGCGCTGCTCGCGGGTGGTTTTGCCTTTGACCAGACGCTCTGAATCC
Protein-coding regions in this window:
- a CDS encoding Fe2+-dependent dioxygenase, coding for MLLHIPDVLTPDELRQARQLLADGPWEDGLATTGTQSAQVKHNLQLAQTSPQAQTLGSLVLAALNRNALFFSAALPNRIFPPMFNCYQGGMTFGNHVDNAVRSDPFSGQWLRTDVSCTLFLTDPDEYQGGELIVDDTYGSHTVKLPAGDMILYPSTSVHRVEPVTAGARLASFFWTQSMVRDDSRRALLFDMDSAISSLRQRHGDSDEAVSLTSVYHNLLRQWSEV